The window CTAGGCTTTTTTATTGGATTCGATAAAGATTCTTGAATTTTTTCCATAACTTTTTCTGGTGACCAATCAGCTGGAAACCTTGTTCTACAGCATTTTACGTTCTGTAGAGATTCTACGGTTTTTTTTGGTGTACCACTGAATCTACTCATAAAATTACTCATTGTCTTAACTATTCTATGCAACAAGATTTCGTCCTTCTAAAATGTATGAATCATTTTTTTTAAAGATAATTATTTCTGCCGGTCGCAATTTAACAAGCGCTTCCCATTGATCAAGGATGG of the Candidatus Babeliales bacterium genome contains:
- a CDS encoding EndoU domain-containing protein; this translates as MSRFSGTPKKTVESLQNVKCCRTRFPADWSPEKVMEKIQESLSNPIKKPSRERDRWVYVGITTEKILITIIFDLAGELVTSYPML